In a genomic window of Lacrimispora sp. BS-2:
- a CDS encoding LysR family transcriptional regulator, which produces MELREIKTFLEVANKKSFCKAAEKLGYSQAAVTVQIKQLEKELNVHLFDRIGKQTTLTHEGETFYEYAADVVKNLNHAKNILSVSSELTGRLVIGTIESICSTLFPPLIQEFHRLYPQATVSIVVDSPGALLTMMNHNTIDLVYFLDKRMYDSKWVKVMEEPEDIIFAASKNHPFGIEPGLTIDQVISQPMILTEKDASYRLMLEQYLAAYGKKVHPFLEIGNTEFIIKLLRSNAGISFLPEFTICRDIEEGILTPLKMKDFHLQTWRQMVYHRDKWISREMKAFIELVQRMEQECAGTAPSDIPKE; this is translated from the coding sequence ATGGAGCTTCGGGAAATAAAGACATTTTTAGAGGTGGCTAACAAGAAAAGCTTTTGTAAGGCGGCTGAAAAGCTGGGGTATTCCCAGGCAGCTGTCACTGTACAGATCAAACAGCTGGAAAAGGAATTAAATGTCCATTTGTTTGACAGGATCGGGAAGCAGACGACCCTGACCCATGAGGGGGAAACTTTTTATGAATATGCGGCTGATGTGGTGAAGAACTTAAACCATGCAAAAAACATTTTATCCGTATCTTCGGAGCTTACGGGAAGGCTGGTGATCGGGACCATAGAATCTATCTGTTCCACCCTGTTTCCACCTCTCATACAGGAGTTCCACCGTCTTTATCCCCAGGCCACCGTAAGCATTGTGGTGGATTCCCCTGGGGCTCTTCTTACCATGATGAACCATAATACCATTGACCTGGTGTATTTCCTTGATAAACGCATGTATGATTCAAAATGGGTAAAGGTGATGGAAGAGCCTGAAGACATTATTTTTGCCGCTTCCAAGAACCATCCCTTTGGAATAGAACCAGGTCTTACCATTGACCAGGTCATTTCACAGCCAATGATCCTTACGGAAAAGGATGCCAGTTACCGGCTTATGCTGGAACAGTACCTGGCAGCTTACGGAAAAAAGGTTCATCCCTTTCTGGAAATCGGCAATACGGAATTCATCATCAAGCTTCTTCGCAGCAATGCGGGAATCTCTTTTCTACCGGAGTTCACCATTTGCAGGGATATTGAGGAGGGAATTTTAACGCCTCTTAAAATGAAGGATTTTCACTTGCAGACATGGAGACAGATGGTCTATCACAGGGATAAATGGATCAGCAGGGAGATGAAGGCATTTATTGAGCTGGTTCAAAGAATGGAGCAGGAGTGCGCAGGGACCGCCCCTTCAGACATTCCAAAAGAATAA
- a CDS encoding L-serine ammonia-lyase, iron-sulfur-dependent, subunit alpha: MEKASNKYRAYVQILKEELVPAMGCTEPVALAYAAAVARKTLGEMPDKVVVGASGSIIKNVKSVIVPNTGHLKGIPAAIAAGIVAGNPERELEVIAEVSPEQMIQMRDFMKEKEITVEHLNQGINFDILVTLYKGASFSRVRIANYHTNIVLIEKDGTILKYKETALEEEPLTDRNLLNMEDIWDFINTVDIDHIRDILDRQIRYNWAIAEEGLKENYGANIGKVLLNNSGNDLAVKAKAMAAAASDARMNGCELPVVINSGSGNQGITVSVPVMVYAKALKVSDEKMYRALALSNLAAIHQKTPIGRLSAYCGAVNAGAGAGAGIAYLCGGGYEEVIHTIVNALAIVSGIVCDGAKSSCAAKIASSIEAGILGYNMYVQGQQFFDGDGIVTKGVEATLRNVGRLGKEGMRETNEEIIRIMIGG; this comes from the coding sequence ATGGAGAAGGCAAGTAATAAATACCGTGCCTATGTGCAGATATTAAAGGAAGAACTGGTTCCAGCCATGGGATGTACCGAACCGGTGGCCCTGGCTTATGCTGCTGCAGTGGCCAGAAAAACACTGGGGGAAATGCCTGACAAAGTGGTGGTGGGCGCCAGCGGAAGCATTATTAAGAACGTGAAATCCGTGATCGTTCCCAACACAGGCCATTTAAAGGGCATTCCTGCGGCAATAGCGGCAGGGATTGTGGCGGGGAATCCGGAAAGAGAGCTGGAGGTCATTGCAGAGGTCTCGCCGGAGCAGATGATACAGATGAGAGATTTTATGAAGGAAAAGGAGATCACAGTAGAACACCTGAACCAGGGGATTAATTTTGACATCCTTGTTACCCTGTATAAGGGTGCTTCCTTCAGCAGGGTGCGCATTGCCAATTACCACACCAACATCGTTCTCATTGAAAAGGATGGAACCATACTAAAGTATAAGGAAACTGCTTTAGAAGAAGAGCCTCTGACTGACCGGAATTTGCTCAATATGGAGGATATCTGGGACTTTATCAATACCGTGGACATCGACCACATCCGGGATATCCTGGACCGTCAGATCCGGTACAACTGGGCCATTGCCGAAGAAGGGCTTAAGGAAAACTATGGTGCCAATATCGGCAAGGTACTCCTTAATAATTCCGGAAATGACCTGGCCGTTAAGGCAAAGGCAATGGCGGCGGCAGCTTCCGATGCCCGCATGAACGGCTGCGAACTTCCGGTAGTTATCAATTCCGGAAGCGGAAATCAGGGGATCACCGTTTCCGTGCCTGTTATGGTATATGCAAAAGCGTTAAAGGTCAGTGATGAAAAAATGTACCGGGCCCTGGCCTTATCCAACCTGGCCGCCATTCACCAGAAAACCCCCATCGGCAGATTATCAGCCTATTGTGGTGCCGTCAATGCAGGAGCAGGGGCCGGAGCCGGAATTGCCTATCTCTGCGGAGGCGGCTATGAGGAAGTCATCCATACCATAGTCAATGCCCTGGCCATTGTTTCCGGGATTGTATGCGATGGAGCAAAATCCTCCTGCGCCGCAAAGATCGCCTCTTCCATTGAAGCCGGGATTTTGGGTTACAATATGTACGTGCAGGGCCAGCAGTTCTTTGACGGCGACGGGATCGTCACCAAAGGCGTGGAAGCCACCCTTAGAAACGTTGGAAGACTGGGGAAAGAAGGGATGAGGGAAACTAACGAAGAGATTATCCGGATCATGATAGGGGGATAA
- the prfA gene encoding peptide chain release factor 1 yields MFDRLDDILIHYEELMQELNNPSVIEDQNRFRKLMKEQADLADLVETYTQYKKAKQTVEDSLALLEEESDEEMREMAKEELSDAKKQIEALEQELKILLLPKDPNDDKNIILEIRAGAGGDEAALFASQLYRMYVNYAESNHWKVELISVNESGIGGFKEVVAMITGKGAYSKMKYESGVHRVQRVPETESGGRIHTSTATVAVMPEVEEFDIVIEDKDVRIDVMRASGNGGQCVNTTDSAVRLTHMPTGIVIYSQTEKSQLQNKEKAFRLLRSKLYDLELEKRQNSEAEERRSQIGTGDRSEKIRTYNFPQGRVTDHRIKLTLYKIDSIMDGGIQELLDSLIAADQAVRLSKLNEEA; encoded by the coding sequence ATGTTTGATAGATTAGATGATATTTTAATACATTATGAAGAATTGATGCAGGAGCTTAACAATCCTTCCGTAATAGAGGATCAGAACCGGTTTCGAAAGCTGATGAAGGAGCAGGCGGATCTGGCAGACTTAGTAGAGACTTATACCCAGTATAAGAAAGCAAAGCAGACCGTGGAAGACAGCCTGGCTCTTCTGGAGGAAGAGAGCGACGAGGAGATGCGGGAGATGGCAAAAGAGGAATTATCCGATGCCAAGAAGCAGATCGAGGCGCTGGAGCAGGAGCTTAAGATCTTACTTTTACCTAAGGACCCTAATGACGATAAGAATATAATTCTGGAAATCCGTGCCGGAGCAGGCGGTGACGAAGCGGCCCTGTTTGCTTCCCAGCTTTACCGCATGTATGTAAATTATGCGGAAAGCAATCATTGGAAGGTAGAACTGATCAGCGTCAATGAAAGCGGAATCGGCGGTTTTAAAGAAGTGGTTGCCATGATTACAGGCAAGGGCGCTTATTCCAAGATGAAATACGAAAGCGGCGTTCACCGGGTACAGCGGGTACCGGAGACAGAGAGCGGAGGAAGAATCCACACCTCCACGGCTACCGTGGCAGTTATGCCTGAGGTAGAAGAGTTTGATATAGTGATTGAAGATAAGGATGTGAGAATCGATGTAATGCGTGCTTCCGGAAACGGCGGACAGTGTGTAAATACGACCGACTCAGCCGTTCGTCTGACTCACATGCCTACAGGAATCGTGATTTACAGCCAGACAGAAAAGTCACAGCTTCAGAATAAGGAAAAGGCCTTTCGGTTGTTGCGTTCCAAGCTTTATGACCTGGAGTTGGAGAAACGGCAGAATTCAGAGGCAGAGGAAAGAAGAAGCCAGATCGGTACGGGAGACCGTTCCGAAAAGATCCGGACCTATAATTTTCCTCAGGGCCGTGTAACGGATCACAGGATCAAGCTTACTCTTTATAAGATCGATTCCATTATGGATGGGGGCATTCAGGAACTTCTGGATTCTCTCATTGCGGCAGACCAGGCTGTGCGCTTAAGCAAGCTGAATGAAGAGGCGTAA
- the prmC gene encoding peptide chain release factor N(5)-glutamine methyltransferase gives MNLTLQLLLEEGELELSKAGVEEAALDSRYLLFEAFHTDMVHFLMDRNRRLPDEDFSLEAVSEYRSMIEKRSKRIPLHQITGSREFMGLEFLVNEHVLIPRQDTETLVELVLKDYKGKKPEVLDMCTGSGCIAISLAKLGVLDRVTAVDISREALKVAEKNAGKLLGDGKITLIESDLFASLEDQKKFDVIVSNPPYIPTKIIEGLQPEVRDFEPMLALDGKEDGLYFYRRLALESRHHLVHGGAVYFEIGYDQGEAVNDLLKDAGFEEIRVVKDAVGLDRVVCARKQ, from the coding sequence ATGAATCTGACGCTACAGCTTTTATTGGAAGAAGGGGAGTTGGAGCTGTCAAAGGCAGGTGTGGAAGAGGCCGCTCTTGATTCCAGATACTTACTTTTTGAGGCGTTTCATACAGATATGGTACATTTTCTTATGGACAGGAACAGGAGGCTTCCGGATGAGGACTTTTCTCTGGAGGCCGTTTCAGAATACCGGTCCATGATAGAGAAACGTTCAAAAAGGATCCCTCTCCATCAGATTACAGGAAGCCGGGAGTTCATGGGCCTTGAGTTTTTGGTAAATGAACATGTGCTGATTCCAAGACAGGATACGGAAACTCTGGTGGAACTGGTCTTAAAAGATTATAAGGGAAAGAAACCGGAAGTACTGGATATGTGTACGGGAAGCGGCTGCATTGCCATCAGCCTGGCAAAGCTTGGCGTATTAGACCGTGTGACTGCCGTGGATATTTCCAGGGAAGCCCTTAAGGTAGCGGAAAAAAATGCAGGAAAGCTTTTGGGAGATGGAAAGATCACACTGATAGAAAGCGATTTATTTGCTTCACTAGAAGATCAGAAGAAATTTGATGTGATCGTGTCAAATCCCCCCTATATTCCAACAAAAATAATAGAAGGACTGCAGCCGGAAGTCCGGGATTTCGAACCCATGCTGGCCCTTGACGGGAAGGAAGACGGCTTGTATTTTTACAGAAGGCTTGCGTTGGAAAGCCGCCATCATCTGGTTCATGGAGGAGCAGTTTATTTTGAAATCGGCTATGACCAGGGAGAGGCTGTAAACGATTTATTAAAGGACGCCGGCTTTGAAGAAATCCGGGTAGTCAAGGATGCGGTGGGGCTGGACCGCGTGGTCTGTGCACGAAAGCAATGA
- a CDS encoding DUF1385 domain-containing protein, with translation MKYSGIGGQAVIEGVMMKNGDEYATAVRKPDGTIEVKKDTYVSMGEKVKLFSLPFIRGIFSFVDSMVLGMRALTFSASFFEDDEENMEPSGFEKLLERLFGEKMEKALMSMIMVFSVVMAILIFMVLPMFLANIFKNYIKSQTVMAILEGVIRIGIFIAYIGLVSRMEDIRRTFMYHGAEHKCINCLEHGLPLTVDNVRSSSKEHKRCGTSFLLIVMIISILFFIVVRVETLPLRVLSRIVLIPVIAGVSYEFLRLAGRSDSKLVDLLSRPGMWMQGLTTKEPDDDMIQVGIASVEAVFDWRAFLNKNFPEKKA, from the coding sequence ATGAAGTATTCAGGAATCGGCGGACAGGCCGTGATTGAAGGCGTTATGATGAAAAACGGGGATGAGTATGCCACAGCAGTCCGCAAGCCGGACGGAACCATTGAAGTGAAAAAAGATACTTATGTTAGCATGGGAGAAAAGGTGAAGCTTTTTTCTCTGCCTTTTATCAGAGGAATATTCAGCTTTGTTGATTCCATGGTGTTAGGTATGAGGGCTTTGACCTTTTCGGCCAGCTTTTTTGAGGACGATGAGGAGAACATGGAGCCTTCCGGATTTGAAAAACTGCTGGAACGGCTATTTGGAGAAAAGATGGAAAAGGCATTGATGAGCATGATCATGGTATTTTCCGTGGTCATGGCCATTCTGATTTTCATGGTATTACCCATGTTTCTCGCCAACATATTTAAAAATTATATTAAATCCCAGACAGTTATGGCCATTCTGGAAGGGGTGATCCGGATCGGAATCTTTATTGCCTACATTGGTCTGGTTTCGCGCATGGAGGATATCCGGCGGACTTTTATGTATCATGGAGCAGAACATAAGTGCATCAACTGCCTGGAGCACGGCCTCCCGCTTACTGTGGATAATGTCAGAAGCAGTTCCAAGGAACATAAACGCTGCGGAACCAGCTTTCTGCTGATCGTTATGATCATCAGCATTCTGTTCTTCATAGTGGTGAGAGTGGAAACTCTGCCCCTTCGGGTTCTCAGCAGGATTGTACTGATTCCGGTGATCGCCGGAGTATCCTATGAATTTTTGCGCCTGGCAGGGCGCAGTGATTCAAAGCTGGTGGATTTATTAAGCCGTCCGGGCATGTGGATGCAGGGGCTGACCACCAAGGAGCCGGACGATGATATGATCCAGGTGGGCATTGCTTCTGTTGAAGCTGTGTTTGACTGGAGGGCATTTCTTAACAAGAATTTTCCGGAGAAGAAAGCATGA
- the rpmE gene encoding 50S ribosomal protein L31: MKEGIHPNYYQAKVVCNCGNEFVTGSTKEDIHVEVCSKCHSFYTGQQKAASARGRIDKFNRKYGVKAEA, from the coding sequence ATGAAAGAGGGAATCCATCCAAATTACTATCAGGCAAAAGTTGTTTGCAACTGTGGTAATGAATTCGTAACTGGTTCTACAAAGGAAGATATCCACGTAGAGGTTTGTTCTAAATGCCATTCATTCTACACCGGTCAGCAGAAAGCTGCTTCCGCTCGTGGACGTATTGATAAATTCAATCGTAAATATGGCGTTAAGGCTGAAGCATAA
- the rho gene encoding transcription termination factor Rho has product MREKLQTLPLAELKELAKAQGIKGCSSMRKAEIIDLLCEKGEEVPASPENVSAEKAEAVKKEVSKPVTPQPAPQAQPQPDTVSQQGQMNMDQQMQSTGGNQRKTVVRSYRPEGQQRSSGYRPSQGSSPESSARNEARPESITEEPRGDFQPSPELQELDSGIEAHGILEVMPDGFGFIRCENYLPGENDVYVAPSQIRRFNMKTGDIIHGSRRVKTAAEKFAALLYVKNINGYPTSAAERRPNFENMIPIFPDERLHMETHGGKNNTAMRVLDLLAPIGKGQRGMIVSPPKAGKTTLLKEVAKAITVNHPEIHLMILLIDERPEEVTDIKESITGNNVEVLYSTFDELPDRHKRVSEMVIERAKRLVEHGRDVVILLDSITRLARAYNLTVAPSGRTLSGGLDPAALHMPKRFFGAARNMREGGSLTVLATALVDTGSRMDDVIYEEFKGTGNMELVLDRKLSEKRIFPAIDILKSGTRRDDLLLIREEAEAVDIVRKATNTLKPEDAVEKILDLFSRTRNNREFVETSKKMRFF; this is encoded by the coding sequence ATGCGTGAAAAATTACAAACATTGCCGTTAGCGGAATTAAAAGAGCTTGCCAAAGCCCAGGGAATCAAGGGATGCAGCTCCATGCGAAAAGCTGAAATTATAGATTTACTTTGCGAAAAGGGAGAGGAGGTTCCTGCTTCGCCGGAGAATGTTTCAGCAGAAAAGGCGGAGGCAGTAAAAAAAGAGGTTTCTAAGCCTGTTACGCCCCAGCCGGCCCCTCAGGCCCAGCCTCAGCCGGATACGGTAAGCCAGCAGGGACAGATGAATATGGATCAGCAGATGCAGTCAACGGGCGGAAACCAAAGGAAGACCGTTGTCCGTTCCTATCGTCCGGAAGGACAGCAAAGGTCCTCAGGCTACCGTCCTTCACAGGGAAGCAGCCCAGAGTCTTCTGCCAGAAATGAGGCAAGGCCGGAATCAATTACGGAGGAGCCTAGAGGTGATTTTCAGCCAAGTCCTGAACTGCAGGAGTTAGACAGCGGTATTGAGGCTCATGGAATTCTGGAGGTCATGCCTGATGGCTTTGGCTTTATCCGCTGTGAAAACTATCTTCCAGGTGAAAATGACGTCTATGTAGCTCCTTCCCAGATCCGCCGGTTTAACATGAAAACAGGAGACATCATTCACGGAAGCCGCAGAGTGAAGACGGCTGCGGAAAAGTTTGCCGCCCTCCTATATGTAAAGAACATCAACGGCTACCCCACCAGTGCGGCGGAACGCCGTCCTAACTTTGAAAATATGATTCCAATATTCCCGGATGAAAGACTTCATATGGAGACACATGGAGGGAAAAATAACACTGCCATGCGTGTCCTGGATCTTTTAGCTCCCATTGGTAAGGGGCAGAGAGGTATGATCGTTTCTCCGCCAAAGGCAGGAAAAACCACCCTGCTTAAGGAGGTGGCAAAGGCCATAACCGTAAACCACCCGGAGATCCATCTCATGATTCTATTGATCGATGAGCGTCCTGAGGAGGTTACAGATATTAAGGAATCCATTACCGGTAATAATGTGGAAGTGCTCTACTCCACCTTTGATGAGCTGCCGGACCGCCATAAGAGAGTATCGGAAATGGTGATCGAAAGGGCCAAGCGCCTTGTTGAGCATGGCCGGGATGTGGTGATCCTGTTAGACAGCATTACCCGTCTGGCAAGAGCCTATAACTTAACGGTGGCTCCCAGCGGCCGTACCTTATCCGGCGGTTTAGATCCGGCCGCCCTTCATATGCCCAAGCGTTTCTTTGGTGCCGCCAGAAATATGAGAGAGGGAGGCAGCTTAACCGTTCTTGCCACCGCTCTTGTGGATACGGGCAGCCGTATGGATGACGTTATTTATGAGGAATTTAAGGGTACCGGCAACATGGAACTGGTTCTTGACCGGAAGCTGTCTGAGAAGAGAATTTTCCCTGCCATTGACATTCTTAAATCCGGTACCAGAAGGGATGACCTGCTGCTTATCAGGGAAGAAGCAGAAGCGGTTGACATCGTCCGGAAGGCTACCAATACCCTGAAACCGGAAGATGCGGTGGAGAAAATACTGGACTTATTCTCAAGGACAAGAAACAACAGGGAATTCGTGGAAACCTCCAAAAAAATGCGCTTTTTCTAG
- a CDS encoding replication-associated recombination protein A — MDLFDYMRENTMKNESPLASRLRPSTLDEVVGQQHIIGRDKLLYRAIKADKLGSVIFYGPPGTGKTTLARVIANTTSGDFKQINATVAGKKDMEEIVKEAKDSLGMYGKKTILFVDEIHRFNKGQQDYLLPFVEDGTLTLIGATTENPYFEVNGALLSRSRVFELKSLEKEDIRKLIHRAVYDREKGMGSYNAVIDDDAEEFLADVSNGDARAALNAVELGIMTTDRDPSDGKIHISLQVAEECIQKRVVRYDKTGDNHYDTISAFIKSMRGSDPDAAVYYLARMLYAGEDMKFIARRIMICAAEDVGNADPQALVVAVAAAQAAERIGLPEAQIILSEAVTYVASAPKSNAACMAVFEALDTVRNQKTMPVPVHLQDSHYKGAAKLGHGQGYLYAHDYPGNYVKQQYLPDGMEGMTFYQPTENGYELKIKEHLRELKK; from the coding sequence ATGGATTTGTTTGATTATATGAGGGAAAATACCATGAAAAATGAGTCCCCCCTTGCATCAAGGCTTCGGCCGTCAACACTTGACGAGGTAGTGGGGCAGCAGCATATCATTGGCAGGGATAAACTGCTCTACCGGGCCATTAAGGCTGACAAGCTGGGGTCTGTGATTTTCTACGGCCCTCCGGGAACCGGAAAAACCACCCTGGCAAGGGTGATTGCCAATACCACCAGCGGGGATTTTAAGCAGATCAACGCCACGGTAGCCGGAAAAAAGGATATGGAAGAGATCGTAAAGGAAGCTAAGGATTCCCTGGGAATGTATGGCAAAAAGACCATTTTGTTCGTGGATGAGATTCATCGTTTTAACAAAGGGCAGCAGGATTATCTTCTTCCATTTGTGGAGGATGGGACCCTGACTCTCATTGGAGCCACCACAGAAAATCCTTATTTTGAGGTAAATGGCGCACTTCTTTCCAGGTCCAGGGTATTTGAGTTAAAGTCCCTGGAAAAGGAGGATATCAGGAAACTGATCCACCGGGCGGTATATGACAGAGAGAAGGGAATGGGCTCCTATAACGCAGTGATTGACGACGATGCGGAAGAATTTCTGGCGGATGTTTCCAATGGAGATGCCAGGGCCGCTTTAAATGCGGTAGAGCTGGGAATCATGACCACGGACCGGGATCCGTCAGATGGAAAAATCCATATCAGTCTCCAGGTGGCTGAAGAATGCATCCAAAAGCGGGTGGTGCGCTATGATAAGACAGGGGATAATCATTACGATACCATATCGGCTTTTATAAAGAGCATGCGGGGATCGGATCCGGATGCGGCTGTTTACTATCTGGCAAGGATGTTATATGCTGGAGAGGATATGAAGTTCATTGCCAGAAGGATCATGATCTGTGCTGCAGAGGATGTTGGAAATGCGGATCCCCAGGCTCTTGTTGTGGCAGTGGCCGCAGCCCAGGCAGCAGAGAGGATCGGGCTTCCGGAAGCCCAGATCATTCTGTCGGAAGCAGTCACCTATGTGGCTTCGGCACCTAAGAGCAATGCTGCCTGTATGGCGGTATTTGAGGCACTGGATACGGTGCGGAACCAGAAAACCATGCCTGTACCGGTTCATTTACAGGATTCCCATTATAAGGGAGCGGCGAAGCTGGGCCATGGGCAGGGCTATCTTTATGCCCATGATTATCCGGGAAATTATGTGAAACAGCAGTATCTGCCGGATGGGATGGAAGGCATGACATTCTACCAACCCACGGAAAATGGCTATGAGCTTAAAATCAAAGAGCACTTGAGAGAACTGAAAAAATAA
- a CDS encoding Gfo/Idh/MocA family oxidoreductase yields MKEYRWATLGCGEIARQLAENMKKQGKTLYGVGNRTYENAVKFAETYGVEKVYHNVFDMFHDDDVDIIYISTPHNTHITYLKEALKNGKHVLCEKSITLNSDELTEAVSLAEKNNLVLAEAMTIYHMPLYKKLQEIVHGGQLGPLRFIQMNFGSYKDYNMENRFFSPSLAGGSLLDIGVYALSFARWFMTEAPDQILSQVKLAPSGVDEQAGILLMNNQQEMAAISLSLHAKQPKRGTVAFDKGYIEVYEYPRADKAVITYTEDNRREVIEAGNTDDALLYEILDMEKAVSGEPDVMRLEYTADVMNMMTRIRNDWNMKYPEEL; encoded by the coding sequence ATGAAAGAGTATCGGTGGGCAACATTAGGCTGTGGAGAAATTGCCAGGCAGCTGGCAGAAAACATGAAGAAGCAGGGGAAAACTTTGTATGGGGTTGGAAACAGAACTTATGAAAATGCGGTTAAATTTGCAGAAACATACGGGGTAGAGAAAGTTTACCATAATGTCTTTGATATGTTTCATGATGACGATGTGGATATTATTTATATTTCCACACCCCATAATACCCATATTACTTATTTAAAAGAGGCATTAAAGAATGGGAAGCACGTGCTGTGCGAAAAGTCAATTACGCTAAATTCTGATGAGCTTACTGAGGCAGTCAGTCTTGCGGAGAAAAACAACCTGGTGCTTGCTGAGGCAATGACCATTTATCATATGCCGTTATATAAGAAATTGCAGGAAATTGTGCATGGCGGTCAACTGGGGCCTTTGCGCTTTATTCAGATGAATTTTGGAAGCTATAAAGATTATAATATGGAAAACAGGTTTTTTAGTCCAAGTCTTGCTGGCGGGTCACTGCTGGATATCGGGGTATACGCCCTTTCCTTTGCAAGATGGTTTATGACAGAGGCACCGGACCAGATCCTGTCACAGGTAAAGCTTGCCCCCAGCGGTGTGGATGAACAGGCGGGAATCCTGCTAATGAACAATCAGCAGGAAATGGCTGCCATTTCCCTGTCCCTGCACGCAAAGCAGCCCAAGCGGGGGACAGTGGCTTTTGACAAAGGCTATATAGAAGTTTATGAATATCCCAGAGCTGATAAGGCGGTGATCACTTATACGGAGGATAACCGCCGGGAGGTGATTGAAGCAGGAAACACCGATGATGCCCTTTTGTATGAAATTCTGGATATGGAGAAAGCAGTTTCCGGAGAACCTGACGTAATGCGGCTGGAATATACGGCAGATGTCATGAACATGATGACAAGAATACGGAATGACTGGAATATGAAATATCCGGAAGAATTATAA
- a CDS encoding YhcH/YjgK/YiaL family protein, whose product MIYGHIDSIKTENAYTEKIRKAMAILKETDVTDMHHGKYPLDGDNLILQINEITTGPKEEKKPEVHRKYIDVQYMVHGHELIGFYPDDRNGEVLEDQLEENDLLFYKEREDVNELMLPMTDGCYAIFFPEDVHRPGCQMGDPEAVKKIILKVKADTL is encoded by the coding sequence ATGATTTACGGACATATTGATTCAATAAAGACTGAAAATGCTTATACGGAAAAGATCCGTAAAGCTATGGCGATCTTAAAAGAAACGGATGTAACGGACATGCATCACGGAAAGTATCCTTTGGATGGGGACAATTTAATTCTGCAGATTAATGAAATTACTACCGGACCCAAAGAGGAAAAGAAGCCGGAAGTGCACAGAAAATATATTGATGTTCAGTATATGGTGCACGGCCATGAATTAATAGGATTTTATCCCGACGACAGGAATGGAGAAGTGCTTGAGGATCAGCTTGAAGAAAATGATTTGCTTTTTTACAAAGAGCGGGAAGATGTAAACGAGCTTATGCTTCCCATGACAGACGGCTGTTATGCCATATTTTTCCCTGAAGACGTCCACCGGCCAGGCTGCCAAATGGGGGATCCTGAGGCGGTGAAGAAAATTATATTGAAAGTAAAGGCAGATACATTATAA